In Geminocystis sp. NIES-3708, a single window of DNA contains:
- a CDS encoding CASTOR/POLLUX-related putative ion channel yields the protein MKKVTLLDRLHYAFDNFMAKGTISLIGGLAIISGLFILITAIIITITGLTSPDSSPYSFPEAVWGVLMRTLDTGTVGGDTGWLFRLFMLFVTFGGIFIISTLIGLLSSGIESKLQDLRKGRSQVIENDHIVILGWSFQIFTLLSELILANVNNPKCSIVILSEEDKVEMEENIQKSLNFKYHTPIICRHGKSSDFNDLALVNIQNSRSIIILNSPSEYGDINLIKTLLAIMNIQRDDRKSYHIVAEVQEEKSLDIIKLITGNQGSSLLTNDIISRIIVQTSLQSGLSLIYMDLFDFSGNEIYLYSQQDLVDKNYGEIVLAHENASVIGIRNKEGKIELNPPQERLFQANEQLIIIAEDDDTACLREVELNIDSKLITTAIPIPPKSENTLILGWNVRVPSMIKLLDDYVGADSLVTVVANLPESETGLAENTLNLIHQKVKYHQGEPTEYNVLQQLNLSSYDQILLTSSDQVEPELADAQTLVTLLQLRHLTKDYQRGNQTIVTEMLDARNQDLASIAKPDDFVISERIISLIMAQIAENKTNQEIFEELLSPEGSEIYLKPITNYVIIDQPLSFYTVVASANKQNESVIGYRIKAYANNKAKNYGIVLNPPKSNIIGFNDQDQIIVISQS from the coding sequence ATGAAAAAAGTTACTTTACTAGATCGATTACATTATGCCTTTGATAATTTTATGGCAAAGGGAACTATTTCTCTTATTGGCGGTTTAGCAATCATTTCAGGTTTATTTATTTTAATTACTGCAATTATTATTACCATCACAGGATTAACTTCTCCTGATTCCTCTCCCTATAGTTTTCCCGAAGCCGTCTGGGGTGTTTTAATGCGCACTCTTGATACGGGCACGGTAGGAGGTGATACGGGGTGGTTATTTCGTTTATTTATGTTATTTGTCACCTTTGGCGGTATTTTTATCATCAGTACTTTAATTGGTTTATTAAGTAGTGGTATTGAAAGTAAATTACAAGATTTAAGAAAAGGAAGATCACAGGTAATAGAAAATGATCATATCGTAATTCTTGGTTGGTCTTTTCAAATTTTTACCCTCCTATCAGAATTAATTCTTGCCAATGTTAATAATCCTAAATGTTCAATTGTAATTCTGAGCGAGGAAGATAAAGTTGAAATGGAAGAAAATATACAAAAATCTTTGAATTTTAAATATCATACTCCCATTATTTGCCGTCATGGAAAATCTAGTGATTTTAATGATTTAGCTTTAGTTAATATTCAAAATTCTCGCTCAATAATTATTCTTAATTCACCGTCAGAGTATGGTGATATTAATTTGATTAAAACTTTGTTAGCAATTATGAATATTCAAAGAGATGATCGAAAATCTTATCATATTGTTGCAGAGGTTCAGGAAGAAAAAAGTTTAGATATTATTAAGTTAATTACTGGAAATCAAGGATCAAGTTTATTAACTAATGATATTATTTCCCGTATCATTGTCCAAACCAGTCTTCAGTCTGGCTTATCTTTAATCTATATGGATTTATTTGATTTTAGCGGCAATGAAATTTATCTATATTCACAACAAGATTTAGTTGATAAAAATTATGGTGAAATAGTTCTAGCCCATGAAAATGCTTCAGTAATTGGAATTAGAAATAAAGAAGGAAAAATAGAACTAAATCCTCCCCAAGAAAGATTATTTCAAGCCAACGAACAATTAATTATTATCGCTGAAGATGATGATACTGCTTGTTTAAGAGAAGTAGAATTAAATATTGATTCTAAACTGATTACCACCGCTATTCCGATACCACCAAAATCAGAAAATACCTTAATATTGGGTTGGAATGTTCGAGTACCTTCAATGATTAAATTATTAGATGATTATGTCGGTGCTGATTCTTTAGTTACTGTTGTTGCTAATCTTCCAGAATCAGAAACTGGTTTAGCAGAAAATACATTGAATTTAATCCATCAAAAAGTTAAATATCATCAAGGTGAACCAACAGAATATAATGTTCTTCAACAGTTAAATTTATCTAGTTATGACCAAATTTTACTAACTTCTTCAGATCAAGTTGAACCAGAATTAGCCGATGCTCAAACTTTAGTCACTTTATTACAATTACGTCATTTAACAAAAGATTATCAACGAGGAAATCAAACTATTGTAACAGAAATGTTAGATGCTAGAAACCAAGATTTAGCCTCTATTGCAAAGCCTGATGATTTTGTGATCAGTGAACGTATTATTAGCTTAATCATGGCACAAATTGCAGAAAACAAAACTAATCAGGAAATTTTTGAAGAATTATTAAGCCCTGAAGGATCAGAAATTTATCTTAAACCAATTACTAATTATGTCATAATCGATCAACCATTAAGTTTTTATACTGTAGTCGCTTCAGCCAATAAACAAAATGAATCAGTAATTGGTTATCGCATCAAAGCATACGCCAACAATAAAGCAAAAAACTATGGCATCGTCCTCAATCCTCCAAAATCTAATATTATTGGTTTTAATGATCAAGATCAAATTATTGTGATTTCTCAATCTTGA
- a CDS encoding response regulator → MTQKISILVIDDDPNNFDIIEGLLYDYRYDLHYSSSGKNALCQLEIIKPDLIILDVMMPDLDGIEICKIIKANSLWQSIPIIMVTALNEKKDLAKCLEAGADDFISKPVNRAELSARVHSMLRIKKQYDSLQELLNLREEMTSIIVHDLRNPLTNIILCAGILKIPQISPEIYLEKVDEIVSSGEILNNQIDNLLQMGKLQYGQLILSLKEKNINQLLKSEINTFKNAANFCNIQLILNLPSQEKTVIIDSQIIGRIINNLLANAIKFSPNDSKIICELNYLENNIIQIKIIDFGNNISEDKKQLIFEKYQIASEMEEVQQLGLGLAFCKMAIEAHNGTIRVENNAEKGNIFIVEFSDYSQKLEQN, encoded by the coding sequence ATGACACAAAAAATTTCTATTTTAGTAATAGATGATGATCCTAATAACTTTGATATTATTGAAGGTTTACTCTATGATTATAGGTATGATTTGCACTATAGTTCTAGCGGTAAAAATGCTTTATGTCAATTAGAAATAATTAAACCAGACTTGATTATTTTAGATGTGATGATGCCTGATTTAGATGGTATTGAAATTTGTAAAATTATTAAAGCAAATTCTCTATGGCAGTCGATTCCTATCATTATGGTTACGGCATTAAATGAGAAAAAAGATTTAGCTAAATGTTTAGAAGCTGGTGCTGATGATTTTATCAGTAAACCAGTTAATCGTGCGGAATTATCAGCCCGTGTTCACTCCATGTTAAGGATAAAAAAACAATATGATTCTTTACAAGAATTGTTAAATTTAAGAGAAGAAATGACCAGCATCATTGTTCATGATTTACGTAATCCTTTAACCAATATTATTCTTTGTGCAGGAATTTTAAAAATACCTCAAATATCTCCAGAAATTTATTTAGAAAAAGTTGACGAAATTGTTAGTTCAGGGGAAATTTTAAATAATCAAATTGATAATTTACTACAAATGGGTAAATTACAATATGGTCAACTTATTTTATCATTGAAAGAAAAAAATATTAATCAACTTTTAAAATCAGAAATTAATACTTTTAAAAATGCTGCAAATTTTTGTAATATTCAATTAATTTTGAACCTACCTTCTCAAGAAAAAACGGTCATTATAGATTCTCAAATAATCGGTAGAATTATTAATAACTTATTAGCCAATGCTATTAAATTTTCTCCTAATGATAGTAAAATAATTTGTGAACTTAATTACTTAGAAAATAACATTATTCAGATAAAAATCATTGATTTTGGCAATAATATTTCTGAGGATAAAAAACAATTAATTTTTGAAAAATATCAAATTGCTTCAGAGATGGAAGAAGTACAACAACTTGGTTTAGGTTTAGCATTTTGTAAAATGGCGATCGAAGCACATAATGGCACAATTAGAGTAGAAAATAATGCAGAAAAAGGTAATATTTTTATTGTAGAATTTTCTGACTATTCACAAAAATTAGAACAAAATTAA
- a CDS encoding GAF domain-containing protein, with translation MNIETELRQKIFDLEKKIELQNLVSNISNQIRESFILEKILSTCVTQIRDFINCDRVLVFQFEPDYSGIIIAESVTNNFPSSLGNRIEDSCFIEKTSILYQKNIPIIVNNIYETNYTKCHLQLLKEYKVKGNLVVPLRIKDDLWGLLIAHKCCDCSKWEETDIVLLQEIGKQLEIAINQSIMYKKLAESEKLYGEAQKIAHIGSWEHNVQDKSTYWSEESYNILELSPQECEPSFEKFCDIVHPDDLCLVQTNYANHIAYGDDYDFVHRLLMKDGRIKYVREKCRTIYDSEGNPLRSFGTMQDVTSQKSAENIIKLIMEGTSNSINGQEFFTALVTKIGEAINKSHIVVCDLRDDSAYAKTLAFWAKGKLQPNINYKLENTPCEKVSENQYYFCCQNLQQYFPYDLFLKEISAQSYVGISLLDMNGNSLGHLCILDENPISTDMANQIKNILEIFAPRASAELLRLRKDENLQEINAILEAKIQERTKELESSRQFIKTVLDTIPLPVFWKNQESIFLGCNQKLAEIMDLQSTSEIIGKRKADFHNQNIEVNNYIDDEIVLCDQEIITTGTAKLAIEETLTLPNGEQRLIETYKAPLKDLDGNIIGLVGMFLDITIKKQIEEEKQRLILELQQKNNLLSGITNAQSQFITAESRSTIFESLLSSILEFTDSEYGFIAEVLSQQDDSFVIEETILQTRSIPSIQSQNITNISWDQKNQKFYESNHRKGMELTNINTLFNTIIITGKPIISNNPQTNNLDEDFAEKHSFLNAFLGIPFFSNSQLIGILGIANRQEGYDHSLIEYLQPFIITCTNLIKGYRIDRQRRCAEEQLYRSNKELIRATRLKDEFLANMSHELRTPLNAILGNAEILLEQIFGEINDRQEKSLKTIENSGNHLLELINDILDVAKIESGQMKLELNSTSLESLCQSAITFVQQQAFKKQIQLISIIPKSLPNLLLDQKRIRQVLINLLNNAVKFTSERGKITLEISLINNSDKEDQTYLRITITDTGIGISSENIPLLFKPFIQIDSTLNRQYVGTGLGLALVKQIIELHQGKVGVTSQIGEGSCFYIDLPYSVSSLSFFPTSIIKTHFHDKDIHIPSATNSPLILLAEDNEANILTISSYLSAKGYRLIVAHNGKEAILITKTHHPDLILMDIQMPEINGLEAIKSIRQQKSFNNIPIIVLTALTMEGDRTLPLHDRHIPLKESLHNRQLYLDIGANDYISKPVRLKELVTKIEKLIRV, from the coding sequence ATGAATATTGAGACAGAATTGAGACAAAAAATCTTTGATTTAGAAAAAAAAATTGAGCTACAAAACTTAGTTTCTAATATCTCCAATCAGATTCGTGAGTCCTTTATTTTAGAAAAAATTTTGTCCACTTGTGTGACACAAATAAGAGACTTTATTAATTGCGATCGAGTTTTAGTATTTCAATTTGAACCAGACTATAGTGGTATTATCATCGCCGAATCTGTGACTAACAATTTTCCTTCAAGTTTGGGTAATCGCATTGAAGATAGTTGTTTTATAGAAAAGACAAGCATTCTTTATCAAAAAAATATTCCTATTATTGTTAATAATATTTATGAAACAAATTATACTAAATGTCATTTACAATTATTGAAAGAGTATAAAGTAAAAGGTAATCTAGTTGTACCCCTAAGAATCAAAGATGATTTGTGGGGGTTATTAATTGCACATAAATGTTGTGATTGCTCTAAATGGGAAGAAACAGACATCGTACTTTTGCAAGAAATAGGTAAACAATTAGAAATTGCTATTAATCAAAGTATAATGTACAAAAAATTAGCAGAAAGTGAAAAGTTATATGGAGAAGCTCAAAAAATAGCACATATAGGCAGTTGGGAACATAATGTTCAAGATAAAAGTACTTATTGGTCTGAAGAATCATATAATATTCTTGAACTTAGTCCTCAAGAATGTGAGCCTTCCTTTGAAAAATTTTGTGATATAGTTCACCCCGATGATCTTTGCTTAGTGCAAACAAACTATGCCAATCATATCGCTTATGGTGATGATTATGATTTTGTTCATCGTCTTCTCATGAAAGATGGCAGAATCAAATATGTTAGAGAAAAATGTAGAACTATTTATGATTCGGAAGGAAATCCATTACGATCTTTTGGAACGATGCAAGATGTAACTTCACAGAAGTCAGCAGAAAACATTATTAAGCTGATTATGGAAGGAACTTCAAATAGTATTAATGGACAAGAATTTTTTACTGCCCTAGTCACAAAAATTGGTGAAGCTATCAATAAATCTCATATTGTCGTGTGTGATTTGAGAGATGATTCTGCTTATGCTAAAACATTGGCATTTTGGGCAAAAGGAAAATTACAACCTAATATAAATTACAAACTTGAAAATACTCCTTGCGAAAAAGTATCAGAAAATCAATATTATTTTTGTTGCCAAAATCTTCAACAGTATTTTCCCTACGACTTGTTTTTAAAAGAAATATCAGCTCAAAGTTATGTTGGTATTAGTTTACTGGATATGAATGGAAATAGTTTAGGGCATCTTTGTATTTTAGATGAAAATCCTATAAGTACAGATATGGCTAACCAGATTAAAAATATTTTAGAAATATTTGCACCCCGTGCCAGTGCTGAATTATTACGCCTTAGAAAAGATGAAAACTTACAAGAAATTAACGCTATTTTAGAAGCAAAAATTCAAGAGCGTACAAAAGAATTAGAGTCTTCTCGACAATTTATTAAAACTGTTCTTGATACGATTCCCTTGCCAGTATTTTGGAAAAACCAAGAATCGATATTTTTGGGATGTAATCAAAAACTCGCAGAAATTATGGACTTACAATCTACTTCCGAGATAATTGGAAAAAGAAAAGCTGATTTTCATAATCAAAATATAGAGGTGAATAATTATATTGATGATGAAATTGTATTATGCGATCAAGAAATTATAACCACTGGTACAGCTAAATTAGCCATTGAAGAAACCTTAACTTTACCTAATGGCGAACAACGATTGATAGAAACCTATAAAGCACCATTAAAGGATTTGGATGGTAACATAATTGGTTTAGTGGGAATGTTTTTAGACATCACCATTAAAAAGCAAATAGAAGAAGAAAAACAAAGATTAATATTGGAATTACAACAAAAGAATAATCTTCTTAGTGGTATAACTAACGCACAATCTCAATTTATTACTGCCGAAAGTCGCTCTACCATTTTTGAAAGTTTACTTTCTAGTATCCTAGAGTTCACTGATAGCGAATATGGTTTTATAGCAGAAGTTTTATCTCAACAAGATGATAGCTTCGTAATCGAAGAAACTATCCTACAAACAAGAAGTATTCCTTCTATTCAAAGCCAAAATATCACAAATATTTCATGGGATCAAAAAAACCAGAAATTTTATGAATCAAACCATAGAAAAGGTATGGAATTGACTAACATAAATACCCTATTCAACACCATCATCATCACGGGGAAACCAATTATCAGTAATAATCCTCAAACCAATAATCTTGATGAAGATTTTGCCGAAAAACATTCTTTTCTTAATGCTTTTTTAGGAATTCCTTTTTTCAGTAACTCTCAATTAATTGGAATTTTAGGTATTGCTAATCGTCAAGAAGGATATGATCACTCTCTAATTGAGTATTTACAGCCATTTATAATCACTTGTACAAACCTTATTAAAGGTTATAGAATCGATCGACAAAGAAGATGTGCAGAAGAACAATTATATAGAAGTAATAAAGAATTAATCCGTGCTACTCGTCTTAAAGATGAATTTTTAGCGAATATGAGTCATGAATTGCGAACTCCTCTTAATGCTATTTTAGGTAACGCAGAAATTCTCTTAGAACAAATTTTTGGAGAAATTAATGATAGACAAGAAAAAAGTCTTAAAACCATTGAAAATAGCGGCAATCATCTTCTTGAGTTAATCAATGATATTCTCGATGTAGCAAAAATAGAATCAGGTCAAATGAAGTTAGAACTTAATTCTACTTCCCTTGAGTCTTTATGCCAATCTGCCATCACTTTCGTACAACAACAAGCCTTTAAAAAGCAAATTCAACTCATTTCTATAATCCCTAAGTCTTTACCTAATTTATTACTAGATCAAAAACGTATTCGTCAAGTCTTAATCAATTTGCTTAATAATGCGGTTAAATTTACCTCTGAAAGAGGAAAAATTACCCTAGAAATATCTTTAATTAATAACTCAGACAAAGAAGATCAAACATATTTACGCATAACTATAACTGATACAGGAATTGGTATTAGTTCTGAAAATATCCCACTATTATTTAAACCTTTTATTCAAATAGATAGTACTCTTAATCGTCAATATGTCGGAACAGGTTTAGGATTGGCATTAGTTAAACAAATTATAGAACTTCACCAAGGAAAAGTTGGAGTGACTAGCCAAATTGGTGAAGGCAGTTGTTTTTATATTGACTTACCCTATTCTGTTTCAAGTCTTTCTTTTTTTCCAACTTCCATTATCAAAACTCATTTTCATGACAAGGATATTCACATACCTTCGGCGACAAATTCCCCTTTAATTTTATTAGCAGAAGATAATGAAGCCAATATCCTCACCATTTCTAGTTATTTGTCCGCTAAAGGTTATCGTTTAATTGTGGCTCATAATGGCAAAGAAGCCATCCTTATAACGAAAACACATCATCCTGATTTAATTTTGATGGATATTCAAATGCCTGAAATCAATGGATTAGAAGCAATCAAAAGCATTCGACAACAAAAATCTTTTAACAATATTCCTATTATTGTTCTCACGGCATTAACCATGGAAGGCGATCGTACACTACCACTTCATGATCGCCATATACCTCTAAAAGAGTCACTCCATAATCGACAACTTTATCTTGATATAGGAGCTAACGATTATATTAGTAAACCCGTTCGCCTTAAAGAATTAGTCACTAAAATAGAAAAACTAATTAGAGTGTGA
- a CDS encoding protein-L-isoaspartate(D-aspartate) O-methyltransferase, with protein MVKKQLEPRGIIDSRVLKAMLTVPRHLFLESDVAPFAYEDCPLPIANNQTISQPYIVAYMTELATISPKAKVLEIGTGSGYQAAILGLLAKEVYTIEFFPELARKASNLLQQLGYNNIQIKAGDGYQGWSEHAPYDAILVTAAPDHIPQPLIDQLAINGKMIIPVGNWSQSLILLTKTPHGIVENRMLPVCFVPLIRKLV; from the coding sequence ATGGTCAAAAAACAACTTGAGCCACGAGGCATAATAGATTCTAGAGTCCTCAAAGCAATGCTCACTGTACCTCGTCACCTTTTTCTTGAATCTGATGTCGCTCCCTTTGCCTACGAGGATTGTCCTTTGCCAATTGCGAATAATCAAACTATCTCCCAACCTTATATCGTTGCATATATGACAGAACTAGCAACCATTTCCCCAAAAGCAAAAGTGCTGGAAATTGGTACTGGTTCAGGCTACCAAGCTGCTATACTGGGGTTATTGGCGAAGGAAGTCTATACAATTGAGTTTTTCCCCGAACTTGCTCGAAAAGCCAGTAATCTGCTTCAACAACTAGGCTATAACAATATTCAGATTAAAGCTGGAGATGGCTATCAAGGTTGGTCGGAACACGCTCCCTATGATGCTATTTTAGTAACGGCAGCTCCTGATCACATCCCTCAACCCTTGATTGATCAATTGGCTATTAATGGTAAGATGATCATTCCTGTAGGAAATTGGTCTCAATCTCTTATTCTCCTTACCAAAACTCCCCACGGCATTGTTGAAAACAGAATGCTTCCTGTTTGTTTTGTACCCTTAATAAGGAAATTAGTTTAA
- a CDS encoding bifunctional acetate--CoA ligase family protein/GNAT family N-acetyltransferase, with translation MATDKVHDIMRYNYNPLDFMFAPKSVALIGASEKEGSVGRTLLWNLISHPFGGTVFPINPKRKNVLGIRAYSTIKELPETVDLAVIATPAVTVPNLIRECVEAGVKGAIIISAGFKEIGAEGIALEQQILKEAKKGNLRIIGPNCLGLICPPTGLNASFASTSAKSGNVAFISQSGAFCTSILDWSLRENLGFSGFISIGSMLDVNWGDLIYYFGDDPLTKSIVIYMESIGDARSFISAAREVALSKPIIVIKGGRTEEAAKAAASHTGALSSSDKVLAAAFRRCGVLQVDTIKEVFNMADLLAKQPRPKGRRLTILTNAGGPGVLATDALTWGKGELSLLSETTIEELNKILPTHWSHSNPIDILGDATPRRYAQALEIAAKDENSDGLLVILTPQDMTDPTKTAEELTKITGKINHKPVLASWMGGSGVATGVEILNRANIYTQPYPDDAARLFNLMGRYSYNLKGLYEIPSFSKADNLIDEDLAMNIIAHAHETNRTLLTEYESKQLLQAYSIPTVMTIIAQTVEKAIESAEKIGYPVVMKLHSETITHKTDVGGVKLNLTSQEDIKQAFLAIQKRVNDSDFLGVTIQPMINLEGYELILGSTVDPQFGPVLLFGTGGQLVEVYQDQALGLPPLNSTLAKRMMEQTKIYQALKGVRGRKSVNLEQLEQILVLFSQLVIEQPLIKEIDINPLLVSENNLIALDARVLLYPPDTERKDIILPAIRPYPNQYISMAQLANGKEIKIRPIRPEDEPQVASFCQNLSQESVYLRFFHSISYQSLISHERLTRICFIDYDQEIALVASYHHPDTDEKEILAIARLSRVHGNTEQAELGLLVKDNYQRQGLGTLLGQDLIKIAKKEGIKTVIADILPDNQGMQNLCLKLGFELHKTADLVNAVYIT, from the coding sequence ATGGCGACAGATAAAGTTCATGACATTATGCGATATAACTATAATCCTCTCGATTTTATGTTTGCACCGAAATCCGTTGCCCTGATTGGTGCATCAGAAAAAGAAGGTAGTGTTGGACGCACTTTATTATGGAATTTGATTAGTCATCCTTTTGGTGGCACGGTTTTTCCTATTAATCCAAAACGTAAAAATGTTCTCGGTATTAGAGCTTATAGTACGATTAAAGAGTTACCTGAAACCGTTGATTTAGCTGTAATTGCCACACCGGCGGTGACAGTGCCGAATTTGATTAGGGAATGTGTCGAAGCTGGGGTTAAGGGTGCAATCATTATCTCCGCAGGATTTAAAGAAATTGGAGCAGAAGGGATTGCACTAGAGCAACAAATATTAAAAGAAGCCAAAAAAGGTAATTTACGCATTATAGGTCCAAATTGCTTAGGATTGATCTGTCCTCCTACGGGTTTAAATGCCAGTTTTGCTAGTACCAGCGCAAAAAGTGGTAATGTGGCTTTTATTAGTCAAAGTGGTGCTTTTTGTACTTCTATTCTCGATTGGAGTTTGAGAGAAAATCTTGGTTTTAGTGGTTTTATCTCCATAGGTTCAATGTTAGATGTCAATTGGGGAGATTTAATCTATTATTTTGGTGATGATCCATTAACAAAAAGTATTGTCATCTATATGGAATCCATCGGTGACGCTAGATCCTTTATTTCTGCCGCAAGGGAAGTTGCTTTATCAAAGCCGATTATCGTCATTAAAGGTGGGCGCACAGAGGAAGCCGCTAAAGCTGCTGCATCTCACACAGGTGCATTGAGTAGCAGTGATAAAGTCTTGGCGGCTGCCTTCCGCCGTTGTGGTGTTTTACAGGTAGATACCATCAAAGAAGTGTTTAACATGGCAGATTTATTAGCCAAGCAACCTCGCCCGAAAGGAAGACGCTTAACGATTTTAACCAATGCAGGAGGACCTGGAGTTTTAGCCACCGATGCGCTAACTTGGGGAAAAGGAGAATTATCGCTCTTGAGTGAGACGACTATAGAAGAATTAAATAAAATTTTGCCTACCCATTGGAGTCACAGCAATCCCATTGATATTTTGGGAGATGCCACCCCAAGGCGTTATGCACAGGCTTTAGAAATTGCCGCAAAAGACGAAAATAGTGATGGATTATTAGTTATTTTAACTCCTCAAGACATGACTGATCCTACTAAAACTGCAGAAGAGTTAACAAAAATCACGGGCAAAATTAATCATAAACCTGTATTAGCAAGTTGGATGGGGGGAAGTGGTGTCGCTACTGGTGTTGAAATCCTCAATCGTGCCAATATTTATACTCAACCTTATCCTGATGATGCGGCGAGGTTATTTAATCTCATGGGGCGTTATAGCTATAACTTGAAGGGATTATATGAAATTCCTAGTTTTTCTAAGGCGGATAATCTCATTGATGAAGATTTAGCTATGAATATTATCGCCCATGCCCACGAAACGAATCGCACTTTATTGACGGAATATGAATCGAAGCAGTTATTGCAAGCTTATAGTATTCCTACGGTAATGACTATTATCGCTCAAACCGTAGAAAAAGCCATCGAATCGGCGGAAAAAATTGGTTATCCTGTGGTGATGAAACTCCATTCTGAAACTATTACCCATAAAACTGATGTGGGAGGTGTGAAATTAAATTTAACTAGCCAAGAGGATATAAAACAAGCCTTTCTTGCCATTCAAAAAAGAGTTAATGACAGTGACTTTTTAGGGGTAACAATTCAACCGATGATTAACCTTGAAGGTTATGAATTAATTTTAGGTAGCACCGTTGATCCTCAATTTGGTCCTGTGTTATTATTTGGAACTGGTGGACAATTAGTAGAAGTATATCAGGATCAGGCTTTAGGATTACCACCTTTAAATAGTACCTTAGCCAAGCGTATGATGGAACAAACAAAAATCTATCAGGCTTTAAAAGGAGTTAGAGGTAGAAAATCTGTTAATTTAGAACAATTAGAGCAGATTTTAGTATTATTTAGTCAATTAGTCATCGAACAACCGTTAATCAAAGAAATTGACATTAATCCTTTATTAGTTTCGGAAAATAACTTAATTGCTTTAGATGCACGGGTGTTATTATATCCCCCTGACACTGAGAGAAAAGACATTATTCTTCCCGCTATTCGCCCTTATCCTAATCAATATATCTCCATGGCACAATTAGCCAATGGGAAAGAAATTAAAATTCGCCCGATTCGCCCCGAAGATGAGCCACAAGTTGCCTCTTTTTGTCAAAATTTATCTCAAGAAAGTGTTTATTTACGGTTTTTCCACTCTATCAGTTATCAATCCTTGATTTCCCATGAAAGGCTGACTCGCATTTGTTTTATCGATTATGATCAAGAAATTGCTTTAGTCGCTAGTTATCATCATCCAGATACTGATGAAAAAGAAATTCTGGCGATCGCAAGGCTAAGTAGAGTACATGGAAATACAGAACAAGCAGAGTTAGGTTTATTAGTTAAAGATAATTATCAAAGACAAGGATTAGGAACACTATTAGGACAAGATTTGATTAAAATAGCCAAAAAAGAAGGAATAAAAACTGTTATTGCTGATATTTTGCCTGATAATCAAGGAATGCAGAATCTTTGCCTTAAATTAGGATTTGAATTACATAAAACTGCGGATTTAGTCAATGCAGTTTATATTACCTAA